From one Pan troglodytes isolate AG18354 chromosome 13, NHGRI_mPanTro3-v2.0_pri, whole genome shotgun sequence genomic stretch:
- the LOC104005313 gene encoding ATP synthase F(0) complex subunit C2, mitochondrial-like has product MYTCSKFVSTPSLVKSASQLLSHLLPAVVLKRPETLTGENLSSLAVSRPLTSLVPGRSLESSAISRDIDTTAKFIGAGAATVGVAGSGAGIATVFGSLIIGYARNPSLKQQLFSYTILGFTL; this is encoded by the coding sequence ATGTACACCTGCTCCAAGTTCGTCTCCACTCCCTCCTTGGTCAAGAGCGCCTCACAGCTGCTAAGCCATCTGCTACCTGCAGTGGTGCTGAAACGACCAGAGACACTGACAGGTGAGAACCTCAGCAGCTTGGCAGTCTCACGTCCCCTTACCTCACTTGTCCCTGGCCGCAGCTTGGAAAGCAGCGCCATTTCAAGGGACATCGACACAACAGCCAAGTTCATTGGGGCTGGGGCCGCCACAGTTGGGGTGGCGGGCTCTGGGGCTGGGATTGCGACTGTGTTTGGGAGCCTCATCATTGGTTATGCCAGGAACCCTTCTCTGAAACAACAGCTCTTCTCCTACACCATTCTAGGCTTTACCCTCTAG